The Lewinellaceae bacterium genome has a segment encoding these proteins:
- a CDS encoding ATP-binding cassette domain-containing protein: MEREKTGNQPEKKPKLTKDGLKKAMHLYSYVMPYKWQFIIGMVLLSIGSLIFLGIMKIPGEILNIISGEPRFGLTLGKLFLLLSGLLVIQSLFSYFRVNLFAIVSEKSIANLRRDLYKKLLTLEIPFFEERRVGELTSRISNDVTQVQGVMSITLAEFVRQIITLIGGIAIIIFTMPRLALTMLLTFPFVVVAAMFFGKFIRKLMRERQDKIAKTNVVVEETMQSVQTVKAFTNEWFELNRFNKELKDAVDISLRAAKFRGVFSSFIILVMFGALFFIMYEAALLVQSGEMNKNGLIDFVIYTGVIGGSIVSLGNFYTTIVSAVGAAERIFEIMEEAAEVELSPLEPLKPEERFSGAIRFENISFVYPTRTDIQVLKDISLEIKPGERVALVGTSGAGKSTIVQLLLQFYKHQTGIIEVDGKNIREYPLSKYRQNFAVVPQEVILFGGTIKENILYGKPNATDEEVIEASKKAYAWEFIQKFPEGLETIVGERGVKLSGGQRQRIAIARAILKNPPILLLDEATSALDAESEKVVQEALEALMENRTSIIIAHRLATIKDVDRIYVLEHGKIVEQGTHLELSTKEGGAYNSLAKLQFDLVS, from the coding sequence ATGGAGCGTGAAAAAACCGGCAATCAACCGGAAAAAAAGCCGAAACTGACTAAGGATGGTTTGAAAAAGGCTATGCACCTTTATTCATATGTAATGCCCTATAAATGGCAGTTTATTATAGGAATGGTTCTTTTATCAATAGGGAGTCTTATTTTCCTGGGGATTATGAAGATTCCCGGAGAAATATTGAATATAATTTCCGGGGAACCCCGGTTTGGACTGACCCTCGGCAAATTGTTCTTGCTCCTCTCCGGTTTATTGGTCATCCAAAGTTTGTTTTCCTATTTCAGGGTTAATTTGTTTGCCATAGTTAGTGAAAAGAGTATTGCCAACCTCAGACGGGATCTGTACAAAAAACTCCTGACCCTGGAAATTCCTTTTTTCGAAGAAAGAAGAGTAGGGGAGCTGACGAGCCGGATTTCCAATGATGTAACCCAGGTACAGGGCGTCATGTCGATCACCCTGGCAGAGTTTGTACGACAGATCATTACGCTGATCGGAGGGATTGCCATAATTATTTTCACTATGCCTCGTTTGGCACTTACCATGTTACTGACTTTCCCTTTTGTGGTGGTGGCGGCCATGTTTTTTGGCAAGTTCATCAGAAAACTTATGCGCGAACGGCAGGATAAAATTGCCAAAACGAACGTGGTCGTCGAGGAGACTATGCAAAGTGTCCAGACGGTAAAAGCTTTTACCAACGAGTGGTTTGAATTAAACCGGTTCAATAAGGAACTCAAAGATGCTGTGGACATTTCCCTGCGGGCAGCGAAATTCAGGGGCGTATTTTCGTCTTTTATCATATTGGTAATGTTTGGAGCCTTGTTTTTTATCATGTACGAGGCAGCTTTGCTCGTACAGTCAGGAGAAATGAATAAAAACGGGCTGATTGATTTCGTTATTTACACCGGCGTCATCGGAGGTTCAATAGTCAGCCTGGGCAATTTTTACACCACGATCGTATCTGCAGTCGGGGCGGCCGAGCGCATTTTTGAAATCATGGAAGAGGCGGCGGAGGTCGAGCTGAGCCCGCTGGAACCCCTGAAGCCGGAAGAGCGTTTTTCCGGGGCCATTCGTTTTGAAAATATCAGTTTCGTTTATCCAACGAGGACGGATATCCAGGTACTGAAGGATATTTCGCTGGAAATCAAACCCGGGGAAAGAGTTGCCCTTGTCGGAACCAGCGGTGCCGGAAAGTCTACCATTGTTCAGTTGTTATTGCAGTTTTACAAGCACCAGACCGGAATCATTGAAGTGGATGGAAAAAATATCCGGGAATATCCTCTTTCCAAATATCGACAAAATTTTGCAGTGGTTCCCCAGGAAGTAATACTTTTCGGGGGAACCATCAAAGAAAACATCCTTTACGGTAAACCCAATGCTACAGACGAGGAAGTAATTGAGGCTTCCAAAAAAGCTTATGCCTGGGAGTTTATTCAAAAATTTCCGGAAGGACTGGAAACCATCGTCGGGGAACGTGGCGTAAAATTATCGGGTGGGCAGCGGCAGCGAATTGCTATTGCGCGCGCCATTTTAAAAAATCCGCCCATTTTATTACTGGATGAGGCTACCTCTGCCTTGGATGCTGAATCTGAAAAAGTGGTTCAGGAGGCACTGGAAGCATTAATGGAAAACCGGACTTCCATTATCATTGCCCACCGGTTGGCTACCATCAAGGATGTGGACAGGATCTATGTGCTTGAGCATGGTAAAATCGTAGAACAGGGAACGCATCTTGAACTGTCAACAAAAGAAGGGGGGGCTTACAACAGCCTGGCAAAACTTCAATTTGATTTGGTTTCCTAA